The Elaeis guineensis isolate ETL-2024a chromosome 11, EG11, whole genome shotgun sequence genomic interval actaAAATCTTCTCAACTAGTTAGAAAGACTAGATATCACCCTTGCAGCTAAAACAGGCATTAACAAAATGCAGAAAAGATAACCACTGCTGGCCCTAGCACACCcaagtcataaatttttaaaaggcAAAACAAATTAATAACAATCACCTCCATCTCCATTTATGAAAGATAATATTTCATCAACTGAACGTTCATCTTTTCGCTGTGCTTCAACTTCCACATCCTGGAAAAAGTGTTACTACTCTTTCAAAAACCAAATCTTAGGAGCAGCAAAATATACAAGACACTGCATTTGCACTAATAAATAAAATAGATAGATCTCTAGACCTCATAGATCATACATTTGATTCTAATTGCAGAGAAAGAAGCAGATGGTTGTAACAAAATCATCATCGAACTATGATAGTGTGACTACCTTTTGTTTCTGTCGCTCCTtcagttcttttcttttcttagcaTATAGTCGATTTAGTAGCCTGATCCGCAGATCATCATTAGCATTTTTCAATGGCTCTAACTTCTCTTCCTAAAATAGCCAAGAAAGCAGTGGGATGATTGCGAGAAATCAccagaaaaaacaaaagaaaaaaaaaaaagaaaaaggggatttTAATGCAACAAAACCTCAGTGAGGTCATCTGGCAAATGAAAAGTCTCACGAATTTCCTCAGGTGTTTTTCCTTCTATCATGCGGGCAAGCGCTCGACTAGTGAGATCAACCAAAGGCTTTAGCTGCAGGCTGTCAGCTGCAGAAGTCAACTCGCATAATCGTTTGGTATCTATCCTGATGAATTTCTCATCAAAAGATTTCCGCTCCTACACATGACAAACAAAAATCATAACAAAAGTGATTCTATTCAAATAAACACAATTTTGTGTCCTTTTATGTTAAAATATCTTACAGCAGGTTAATAGCTACCATTGCAAATAGGTGTTATCATCATACTAACAAATTAGCAAGTCATGTATAAATAGTAGTAGAACTGGCAACAGATAACTCTAACTTGTCAGGGACTATGGTAACGAAAACCACAAATACATCAAgctttatcaaaagaaaagaatgtAGTACCAATAAGGCAAGTATTGAACTTTATAATACCTTGTTAGAGCGGCCTGGAACTTGATGAAACCGACAATAATCAAGAACTAAGCTAAGTATGGCTGGATTAACTCGCTGGGGTAAAGAAATAGCATAATTCTTAGAAGAACCCATGGCTGTCTGAAGTATCTCTCGACATATCATGGGGCAGAACATAGCAACCTCCTCTTCAACTTGTTGGATTGATCCATCAGCACATTGGAGCCAAATATAGGACTTCATAGCCTGTTAGAGTACAATAAAATGGTATATTCACAAACCATACTAGTGGGTCTCACAGGTACACTGATGTTGGAAAGCTCAATGGATAATGAAAACGGAACACTTTAAAATAGTAACAGGATATGGCAACAATTTTCTTGTAATGGCTATGGATATAAAACGAAATGCAAAAAGATGGGCATACAAAGAATAGACAAGAATTTGTCTTCTATTAAATTTGAAAAGCAAGCTCATAGGCAGTGAGATCCAGGGACAAGGCTCCACGAGTAAAAAATCATTATAGCAGATATTTAGTTCCAGAAAATGGGCAATTTGCAATACACATGATGTTTTAAGTTAATATATGAAAGATCACAGCAGAATCTGACATACCTCTGGTTTGATAATTGCCATGTCACTTTCTGACATTTGATAGTAGCCCCTGATTGTGTAAGgtaaaaaagaacaaaaagaacaAAAATATAGAGGAAAATTACAAGATTGCCCCTCCAAGCCCGTGGCTTCTGTACTGGAAAATAAATAACAATATTCCCCAGCACAAAGATTTCTGATTATATAATAGATATTGACCACTAACAGAAACAACACCAAATGATCGACATTTTAAGaacatgtttatcctcctttccTCTTGGGATAGCCACTCTAAGCATCAGTCGCTCATAGGCATTGCTTCAAGTGGATGGTCATAATATGAATGGTGACCTaccaaaagaaagagaaaaaataagaaagatgATAAAGGATCCTACTTACACAACATAGCAACAATACATGCCAACAACAGAAGtgcaaaaaacaaaaaagatcATAGTGCACTACAACAAGCTCTAGCATCAAATTAGAGGGTCTTTGCATAGGTTTATCCTCTGATTACTGATGATTATATTTATTCCAAATGGACTTCCTGAGCTGACTCCTCTATTTTGTAAACTAGTAATATCTTTTGTAATTCAAAATTCTGAATCAGACTGTTTACCAGTTCCATTTCCAAGGAACATGCAAGTTACAGAATATAGAGTAAAAGCAAATATTACTATTAATAAAGAAAAATTGAAGGGGAAAATcaacttatcaaataaaacttCATTTTTTTCAGTCTAAGACATGATCTTCTTGATCTAAGTTTTAACGATTGCATAATTTACAGATTCAACATGGCATATTCATGGGTAGAGATGCAAATCCCTTGCACATTTGGCAAAAAGACACTCGCATCaaccaaatataaaataataagaacTTGTGAGCAAATAAGAAACTGCCTGATTAGAATGTTACATAGAAAGATAAAATTGTAGTTGAGAAAATGCTAGATAAGTGATTAAACAATAGGAGAAATAGAAAGCCTGGCACAAGCATCTAAACACCACACCCAAACCTTTAGGTtgcgtttggtagctggcaatctatccagattgctggcaatttaatGCGGTAATCTGGATTATTGTGTTTGGTATGCTTTTGggtggtaatccagattacctcatGGGAGGTAATTGGATTGTCTTGGGGAGGGGTGGCTATCCAAGTTACCACTTCTTTGGCAatgttgcaaaaaaaattttggataaaattatccctcaaaaaaatcacataaaactcATTGCCcaaccctcctctctctcccccaccCCCCTCCATGTGCGCCCCCGGCCCGCGGCTCCTCCATCTCCCTTTGTCTGCTCGCGGTTCCTCCATCCTTGTCCCCCACCACCTCTCCGTGGCTCCTCCACATCTGTCCCCATCACCCTCGTGACTCCACATGTGCCTGTCCCCTCCCCATCCCCCCCAGTGCCCGTGGTTCCCCCATACCCTCCGACCTGCCACTTCCCGCGCTACCACCACACCCATACTACTCCCACCACTTCTTaccagagaaaaagaagagcatccgGACCAAATTATTAAGGgtgttttgaaaatttgatttcacattaccagtaatctaattatcataccaaacatgtcgatcaagattttcaataattttactgcaacattacctGTGTGTACCAAACACATTAATCAACATTACTAGCAATTTAATGATGGCAATCTAATCCTGAAGGCAATCCACATTACCTTCCAAGATTGCCTGACGATGCACCAGACGCAAACTTAGGTCAAAAACAAATTTAACCAAGTAATAGAACAATCAAAACAAAGACAGATCACAAAAAAGCATGTTCTCCAAGACCCAATATCCAAAGAAAGAATGTGTATAATCAGGAAAATAAGCCATACTAATATCTGCATCTACAAACATTATTAAAAACAGGGTACTATAAGCTAATTGACTGAAtgaaatcataagaatcaaaagcACATCTTCCAAGAAGCAAGAATTTTCCACCACAACCATCTAACCTCACTCTACTCAGCAAGAAATTTTGTCATAAGTCATTTAATCAGAGAACTATTTTGAGGAAAGAAATCGAGCATGAGATAAATATAAGCTTTCGCAGGCTGTGCAATAAAAGcgctatttcaaatttcaaaccttAAGAACGCATATCAATGTTCAGATAAATTAGGGCCCGCTTGGTATTGCTTCTGTTTTCTATTTGTGTTTTcaaaaagccaaaaagaaaaaataaactagATTGAACATCATGTACAGTGaaactcttttcttttaaaattgtTTGTAAAATCTTTAGAGCTTCGGGTATCAGTGATTTATTGCTTTCAAAAAGGAGTGAAAAATAAAAGGGTTAGTAGAAGTTTTCTCCAAATGCTATCTTCCAATAACAATCTCCGTGTGATATTTCCTCTAATTTGTTGAGAAACAAAAACACGAAAGCAGTAATGAAGCCAAACAGGTAGTAATTCAGTGAAGCATCAAGACAAAATGCTGACTGCCTAAATCCAGTTttacccaaaaagaaaaagaagaatagaaaCGACCAAAATATCAAACGGAAAAATAAAATGCATTACCAAATTAAAGTTGATTTAAACGTAAATATAAAACTATAGCTTTATAAAACGCTACAATATGCCTAGACATGAATCTAACCAAAACACCTAAAATCCAAATTATTCTCAATATTAACCGACAAACCCATTGAATCATGCAATGAAATAAATGAAAGGAAGTTGTAATCCATCAATATGAGCTGAAGAAAATGTCGACGAAACCAGATAGTATCACCCACCGAAACCCAATGAAACGAGTGACTAGGAACCAATATTTAAAGGATAACTCCATGCAATAATAGACTGAGCACCCAAAAACCGTAACCAAATACCCAGAAAAATCCCAACTTTACTCCAAAACCCAAGACCTCACCCACTCCCTGCGTCCCAACCCAGAATCCCCCGCAAAAAACGCTCGAAAAAATCGAATCTTTCCGCACTTTACCCGCCAAAAACGTCCCAACCCAATAAATCATTAAATCCACGCCACCTTGCGGATCAAAATACCAAAACCGCACGATTCCCAGCACCATTTCATCAAAACCGGCATACAAACAGAAAAGGTAGGACAAGATTCAACATTCCACTACCTGGTACCGCGCCGCCTCGAATTGCTCTATAGGGTTCACGGCCGTCCCCG includes:
- the LOC105031953 gene encoding SKP1-like protein 21; protein product: MSESDMAIIKPEAMKSYIWLQCADGSIQQVEEEVAMFCPMICREILQTAMGSSKNYAISLPQRVNPAILSLVLDYCRFHQVPGRSNKERKSFDEKFIRIDTKRLCELTSAADSLQLKPLVDLTSRALARMIEGKTPEEIRETFHLPDDLTEEEKLEPLKNANDDLRIRLLNRLYAKKRKELKERQKQKDVEVEAQRKDERSVDEILSFINGDGDSRTAKAAKNKKKNRRRKEQPKYSSRTESDKLPKKEVSTVCVVRNEAGIGYSPSPSRISEMQDSAEDAFAPKVDFEDVDIDDGLDPAMKEELDREVEDFARRLNSDWPERMQEILSLSQESRAVPDFMNGNVSLRRYTGLDGR